Proteins encoded by one window of Lycium barbarum isolate Lr01 chromosome 11, ASM1917538v2, whole genome shotgun sequence:
- the LOC132616970 gene encoding uncharacterized protein LOC132616970 — protein MDCHQVVVHDKPKSDSMDSQRKGGVIRNGEGFIGALDVHVHQARDIHNICIYHKQDVYAKVSLTSDPKEAVSTDTINGGGQNPVFDQCLRLNVKTIETSIRCEIWMMSRVKNYLQDQLLGFTLVPVCDVLAAGNGKLEQEFILSSSDLFHSPSGYVKLTITYTGATPEVLEIPTPAHSLAAANDSDEDVPCELGKIEFPDPDIVNENERMVTEYYAIPCTEMDSQSSEHISSTENVEDISSKNVEVTPKSVAGEGQDATENKKLDTPALSASAESCPSNSIPISSSSVSATKQTSGASNEESVLPLKDSKDSGKEVNSTSTAVAVSTFTPPVVSVNIVPEQKKVVQQDFVDIYMKSMQQFTEALEKMKLPLDTENGSPIQNGNDKTESSSSSETPQARPIGQSPRVYYGSRAFF, from the coding sequence ATGGATTGTCATCAAGTAGTTGTTCATGATAAACCAAAATCTGATTCTATGGATAGTCAAAGGAAGGGTGGTGTGATTAGAAATGGGGAGGGGTTTATTGGGGCTCTTGATGTTCATGTGCACCAAGCTAGGGacattcataacatatgcatatatcataaaCAAGATGTGTATGCCAAGGTTTCCTTAACGAGTGATCCAAAAGAAGCTGTTTCGACCGATACTATTAATGGTGGGGGCCAGAATCCAGTTTTCGATCAGTGTCTTCGACTCAATGTCAAGACTATTGAAACATCAATTAGATGTGAGATATGGATGATGAGTAGGGTTAAAAATTATTTGCAAGACCAGTTGTTGGGATTTACTTTAGTCCCTGTTTGTGATGTTCTTGCTGCTGGGAATGGAAAGCTAGAACAAGAGTTCATCTTGTCCTCAAGTGATCTCTTCCATTCTCCGTCAGGTTATGTGAAATTGACGATAACATATACTGGTGCAACCCCGGAAGTCTTAGAGATTCCCACACCAGCCCATTCTTTGGCTGCAGCAAATGATAGTGATGAAGATGTTCCATGTGAACTGGGTAAGATTGAATTCCCGGATCCCGATATTGTGAACGAAAATGAAAGAATGGTTACTGAGTATTATGCAATTCCCTGCACTGAGATGGATAGTCAAAGCTCTGAGCATATCAGCTCCACGGAAAATGTTGAAGATATCTCTTCCAAAAACGTTGAGGTTACACCAAAAAGTGTGGCTGGTGAAGGTCAAGATGCCACTGAAAACAAGAAGTTAGACACTCCCGCTCTGAGTGCTTCAGCCGAAAGTTGTCCATCAAACTCAATTCCCATAAGCTCATCATCTGTTAGTGCCACCAAACAGACATCTGGTGCTTCGAACGAGGAATCTGTGCTGCCTCTGAAGGATAGTAAAGACAGTGGCAAAGAGGTAAATAGCACCTCGACTGCTGTGGCTGTTAGTACGTTCACACCGCCAGTTGTTAGCGTGAACATTGTACCTGAGCAGAAGAAGGTTGTGCAGCAAGATTTTGTTGATATTTATATGAAGAGCATGCAGCAGTTCACGGAAGCTCTAGAAAAGATGAAACTTCCTCTGGATACTGAAAATGGATCGCCCATCCAGAATGGAAATGACAAAACGGAGAGCTCCAGTTCAAGTGAGACACCACAGGCGCGCCCAATCGGCCAAAGCCCAAGAGTGTATTATGGTAGCAGGGCCTTCTTCTGA